In one Amaranthus tricolor cultivar Red isolate AtriRed21 chromosome 8, ASM2621246v1, whole genome shotgun sequence genomic region, the following are encoded:
- the LOC130820944 gene encoding caltractin-like isoform X1 has protein sequence MRAPGFEMTEEQITQMIADVDKDGSGAIDFDEFYHMMTAKIGERDTKEELMKAFRIIDKDKNGMISYGDVRGIASELGEHFTERKIQEMIEEADRDGDGQVSIEDFLRMMKRTSYAY, from the exons ATGAG GGCTCCGGGTTTTGAGATGACAGAAGAG CAAATCACTCAAATGATTGCGGATGTGGACAAAGATGGCAGTGGTGCCATTGACTTTGATGAGTTTTATCACATGATGACTGCTAAAATTGGGGAAAGGGACACTAAGGAGGAGCTGATGAAAGCATTTCGGATAATCGACAAAgataaaaat GGAATGATATCCTATGGAGATGTTCGAGGTATTGCAAGTGAATTGGGAGAACACTTCACTGAAAGGAAGATCCAAGAGATGATTGAAGAAGCAGACAGAGATG GTGACGGGCAAGTCAGCATTGAGGATTTCCTTAGAATGATGAAGAGAACTTCGTATGCATACTGA
- the LOC130820944 gene encoding caltractin-like isoform X2, which produces MRAPGFEMTEEQITQMIADVDKDGSGAIDFDEFYHMMTAKIGERDTKEELMKAFRIIDKDKNGMISYGDVRGIASELGEHFTERKIQEMIEEADRDG; this is translated from the exons ATGAG GGCTCCGGGTTTTGAGATGACAGAAGAG CAAATCACTCAAATGATTGCGGATGTGGACAAAGATGGCAGTGGTGCCATTGACTTTGATGAGTTTTATCACATGATGACTGCTAAAATTGGGGAAAGGGACACTAAGGAGGAGCTGATGAAAGCATTTCGGATAATCGACAAAgataaaaat GGAATGATATCCTATGGAGATGTTCGAGGTATTGCAAGTGAATTGGGAGAACACTTCACTGAAAGGAAGATCCAAGAGATGATTGAAGAAGCAGACAGAGATGGTTAG
- the LOC130821624 gene encoding uncharacterized protein LOC130821624: MAIVFAVLKWKHYLLGRRFTVKTYQSSLKHFLEHREVNGDYRKCLIKLMGFDFAIEYNLGRSNLVADALSRVHHEVIELGSLLSSNGIDWELLQEEGRYVLARSSPFISVLLREYHDSPLGRHAGELKTYLRLAAEWYWEECVEKLPTTSGSVTFSKRPKLPIKVRQGYYKIFQFYPMYRNMSLWIS, encoded by the exons ATGGCTATCGTGTTTGCGGTTCTTAAGTGGAAGCATTACTTACTTGGGCGACGGTTCACTGTGAAGACTTATCAAAGCAGTTTGAAGCACTTTTTAGAGCATCGTGAGGTCAATGGGGACTATCGAAAATGCTTAATAAAGCTGATGGGGTTCGACTTTGCTATAGAGTACAATCTAGGACGAAGCAACTTAGTGGCAGATGCATTATCTCGTGTACATCATGAGGTTATTGAGTTAGGTTCATTATTGAGTTCTAATGGCATCGATTGGGAACTATTGCAAGAGGAG GGGCGATATGTTTTAGCTCGGTCTTCTCCCTTCATTTCAGTTTTGCTTCGGGAGTATCATGACTCACCCTTGGGACGTCATGCGGGAGAGTTGAAGACTTATTTACGTTTGGCTGCCGAATGGTATTGGGAAGAATGCGTCGAGAAGTTGCCAACTACGTCAGGGAGTGTCACATTTTCCAAAAGGCCAAAGCTTCCAATCAAAGTCCGACAGGGTTACTACAAAATCTTCCAATTCTATCCCATGTATAGGAACATGTCACTATGGATTTCTTAG